The sequence AGCGGCGCCTCCAGCAGCGCGTCCCCGGCCGGGGAGCTCAGGGCCAGACAGAGCACGCTGCGCCGTCCCGACCTGGTCGGCCAGATCCGCACGTCGCCCTGGCCGCAGGGCCGGAAGGTGCCCTCCACCAGCAGCTCGCGGGCGAACACCCAGGTCACCGGCGAGCCGGTGTCCAGGTGGAAGGTGATGTGCACGGCGTACGGGTCGTGGCTGCCGTAGGACAGCCGGGCGGGGACGGGGACGCTGTGCTCGGGGGAGAGCACCAGGTTGAGTTCCAGCTCGTGCTCGACCACGCTCGTCGGGCGCTCCATGATCGGGTTCCTCTCTGCCTGCGGGTCGTGCCCGGTTGTCGGGCCCTGTTACCTGGGAGAGCGCGGCCCGGGAGCGCTCTTACACGGGTTTCCGGAATTTCTTCGGACCCCGGATCCCGCGCGGGGGCGTGGGCGGACGCCGGGGCGGAGCCGGGGTGGACGCGAGGTGGACGCGTGGGTGCAACCCCCTCGGGGGGCTCCGCGGCCGGTCCGTTGTCGGGGGTACACGGAGTGGTGAATGGGGAAGGGCGGGCGCGTGGTCGGACATGTGCGCCGTCTTCCTTACCGTGGGCGGCCCCGAACTGTCCCCCGAACGGGCAACTTCGCATCGCGCCCCCGCCGAGGTACTACGCTTTGTGACTGCCCGGCGACTGTCCGCCTCCTCGGCGGTACCCCCCCTCGCGCGCGCCGACGGCGGAGCCACCCGGGTCGCCCGTGCCACCGTCGCGCACACCCCGCTCGCCGGGCGAGCCGCATCGGCCCTGCCAGGAAAGAGACCCCCATGACGGACCGGCCCCACGCCGGCGGCAGTACGGAGACGGCGGCCGGCCCGGCGCCGGGCTACTACCCCGACCCGTCCGTTCCCGGTTTCGTCCGCTACTGGGGCGGCTCGGCCTGGGTGCCCGGTACCAGCAGGGCGGCCCCGGCCGAGGGCGAGGTGCTGCAACCGCCCCGCTACGCGACCCGCCGCCCCGCCGCGGCGGGTGCCGGCGCCGGGGCCCGGTACGTGCCGCCGCCGGTGGTCGCGGAGCCGGCGGTCGTGGAGCTGGCGGTCGTGGAGCCGGTGCAGATGCCGGTGCCGGAATCGGTGCCGGAACCCGAACCGGCGTCCGGCGGTGACACCGGGCCGGTGTACCTGGACCGGACGGCGGGCGGGGCGTCGTTCACCTTCACGGCCCCGGACAACGGCCCGGTGTTCCGGCGCGGTGGTGAGCCGGTGGTGACCGGTGCGACCGCGGGACCGGCGCCCGACCCCGCACCGGGGGTGCCGGCCCAATCGGCACCGGAGCCGGCCGGCTGGCAGGCGGACCCCCGGGCGCAGCGCGGCCTGATGGAGACGGGGAGCGCGCCGCGGTGGGTGTCCTGGGGGGTGCTCCCCGGGGCGGAGGAGCCGTCCGGCGCGGTGCCGGCCGGGGCCCCCGCCGTGGTCGAGGTGTCCGCACCGCTCTCCGGGTCGCCTTCCGCGGCGCCCTCGGGGCCGCTCTCGGGGCCGCTCTCCGAGGTGTCGTCGGGGTCGCCCGCCGGGGTGTCGTCCGTGGTGTCGTCCGGGGTCTCCTCCGCCCCGGCCCTGCCCGTCGGCCCGGGACCGGACGAGCCGCGTTCCGTTCCGGGGCCGAGGCTCTCGGTCCCGACGTCGTCCGTCGTGGCGGGGAGTCCGGCGCGGCCGGAACCCGAGCCGGACGCGGCGGTGGACGAGGCGGAGGCCGTCGAGCCGTCCCCGGCCGCCGCCGCGCCCGCCCGTCGGCAGGCTCCCGCCGCTCCTGCTGCCGTCGCCGCCGCTGTCGCCGCTGCCACGGTGCCTGCTCGGGTGCCGTCCCCTGCCCCGCGCCGCCGCGCCGGGACGGCGTCGGCGCTCCGCCCGGCCGGTCTCGGCCGACGGCTGCTCGCCCGGCTGGTCGACAGCGCCGTCCTGGCCGTGGTCGCCGTCGCCGCCGGTGTCCCGCTCGGCCGGTCCGTCGATGCCCACCTCCAGCGCAAGCTCGACCAGGCCCGGATGGCCAGCAGCCTCACCCGCCGTCAGACGCACGTCTGGCTGGTGGACGGCACGGTGCTCGGCAAGGTCGCCGTCCTGCTCGGCATCCTGCTCTTCGTCGGCCTGCTCTACGAGGCACTGCCGACCGCCCGTACCGGCCAGACCCTCGGCAAGCGGCTCGCCCGGATCCGGGTGGTCGCCACGGCCCGGGCGGGCTCGACCTCCGGTCCGGACCGCCCCGGGCTCGGCCGTGCCCTGGTCCGCTGGCTGGTCGGGCAGGTGTCGGCGCTGCTGGTGATCGGCCTGCTCTGGCCGCTGTTCGACCGCCCGGACCGGCGCGGCTGGCACGACCGGGCGGCGCGCACCCGGGTCGTCCGGCTCTGAGCCCGGCCCGGCCCGGCTCTGTCCGGCTGGCCCGGCCCGGCCGTCGGGTCCGGCCCGGCCGTCCTCCGCTCCGGGGCCTTGATCGACAAAACGGACTGAATATCCCAAATTCACAGAATGCGTGATGTTCTACTCGGGGAATGAGTACCTACGACCCCTCAGGCCCCGAGCCGGAGGGGGGCGGCAAGCCCTCCTTCGGCAAGCAGCCCCCGCAGCAGGGCGGCGGCACGCCGGAAGGTACGCCGTCGGACCCGTACGGCACCCCGCCACCCCCCGGCGGCCCCGGAGCCGGCGGCCCCGGCGCGTACGGCGGCACCTACGGCGGAGCCCCCGGCGGCCAGGGCCCCTACGGCCAGTCGCCCTACGACCGGCCGCCGCCCGGCCAGGGCCCCGCCGGATACGGCACGCCCGGCGGCGGCCCCGTCCCCGGAATGCCCCCGCTCGGCACCTGGCCCAACCGGATCGTCGCCCGGCTGATCGACTACCTGCTGGTCCAGGCCGTCGCCGTGCTCCTGGTCCTGCCCTTCGCCAGCCTGGCCGACCGCTCCGGTTCGGCCGGATCGTTCTGGCTCGCCTGCGGGCTCTGGCTCGTCTACGACGGAGTGATGCTCGGCCGGGACGGTCAGACCCTCGGCAAGAAGGCCATGAAGGTCCGGGTCGCCATGCTGGTCGACGGCAACACCCCGACCCAGTCGGCCGCCTGGACCAGGGCGGCGGTCTTCGTGCTTCCCGCCGTGATCTGCTGCGCCGTCCTCTGGTGGCTGATCGACGGCCTGTTCGGCGTGTTCGACAAGCCGTACCGGCAGTGCATCCACGACAAGGCCGCGAAGACCGTCGTGGTCTCCACGGCCTGAATCCGCTCGGGCCCGCCCACCCCTGCCGGGGTCCGGGTGGCCTCCTACTCGTGCCCGCCGACCGGCGTGCGGTGCTCCGCGCGCCGGTCGGCCGCGTGCGGGGCCGGTGCCGCGAGCACCGCCACCAAGGTGCCGAGCGCGAGTGCGAAGAGCACCACCGCGGCGACCCCCGGCACGCCCGAGACGCCGGTGGCGGCCAGCAGGGCGACCGTGGCGGCGACCACGGTGAAGACACCGAGAGCGAACTGCGCGGTGGTCGGGCGGTGCGACATGGCGGAGTCCTTCGCGCGTCGGGGGGAACGAGCGGCCGCTGCCGGGGCGGACACCGGCCACCCCGGTGCCGCCCGGGCCGCGGCGGGGAACCGTGCGGGGGAAGGGCGTTCGGCGCGTTCCGGCGGTCGTCCGCGGCATTCCGTCCAGGCTAGCCCGGCGCGCCCGGGGCACGGGGGGCGCACGGGCTCACGGAACCGCCCCCGAGTCCGTCCGCCCCGCTCGGTACCGTGGGCCCGACCGAACCACCGCACCACGCACCAGGGGGAACCGCCGTGCCCATCCCGGCCGACTGGCCCACCACCGAGGCCGAGGCGCTCGCCGAACAGGAACGCCTGCGCCCGCTCGTCGAGCCGACCGGGGCGATCGGCGCCGCAGCGGCCGCCTTCGCGCCGGACTCCTCCGCCCCGGGCTCCTCCGCTCGTTCAGGTGACGAGCGGCTGATCGCCGGCGTCGACGTCGCCTACGACGACGAACGGGACCTCGTCGTCGCGGCTGCCGTGGTGCTCGACCGCGCCGGCCTCGCCGTCGTCGACGAAGCCACCGCCACCGGTCGCATCGCCTTCCCCTACGTCCCCGGCCTGCTCGCCTTCCGCGAGATCCCCGCCGTGCTCGACGCCCTCGACGCCCTCACCCACCGCCCCGGCACCGTCGTCTGCGACGGCTACGGCCTCGCCCACCCCCGCCGCCTCGGCCTCGCCAGCCACCTCGGCGTCCTCACCGGCCTGCGCACCCTCGGTGTCGCCAAGACCCCGTTCACCTTCGACCACCGGCCCCCCGGCCCCGACCGCGGCGACCGGACCCCGCTCACCGACCCGGCCACCGGAGAAGAGGTCGGCAGCGCCGTCCGCACCCGGGCCGGCGTCAAACCCGTCTTCGTCTCCGTCGGGCACCGCATCGGCCTCACCGAAGCCGTCGAGACCACCCTCGCCCTCACCCCCCGCTACCGCCTCCCCGAAACCACCCGGCACGCCGACTCGCTCTGCCGCCGCGCCCTTGCCGCCCTCACTGCCACCGGAACCACCGGCCCCGCGCCGGAGGTGAACTGACGGCATGCCAGGCGCCAGGATCGTGTGTTAGACATAACCGATTCACCAGAACCGTGAACGACACACCGGCCGGACGCACGGGGGAGGCGCCGCAGTGGCAACGGGGAACGGAACGGGGAAGGGGAACGGAACGGGGAGCGGGGCGGGACCGACCGGCGGGGCCGGACGCGGCTACCGGGTCGAGGTCGAACAACTGCGCGCCTTCGCCGCCCAGGTGCGGCTGCTGCTCGCCGAGTTCCAGCACCACGCGGACGGCACCGCCACCCACGGCCGCAGCGGCATCGGCCCCAAGGCCCTCGGCACCTTCGCCGAGGCCACCGACCTGCACGGCCGTTACCAGATCATGCGCGACGGCCTGCGCGACGCCCTCGACCAGCTCCAGGAGGCGATCGACGAGGCCCAGAAGAAGGCCGAACTCACCGCCACCAACTACGAGGAACAGGAACACCTCACCAGGACCGGGCTGAAACTCGGCGACGACGGCTGGTCCGTCGCCAACCCCTCCGCCGCCAGCACCGCCGCCTACGCCCGGACCACCGCCCCGGCCCGGAACGACGACGGGAAGGGCGTCCGATGAAGTACACCGACTTCCGGCAGTTCAGCCACGCCGAACTCCGCGCCATGGTCCAGGCACTCGACCCCGGTGAGGTGATGGCCGCCGCCGACCCCTGGCGCCGCGCCGCCGACACCCTCAAGGCCATCCGCACCACCCTCACCCGCGCCAGCACCGAGACCGCCACCACCTGGGAAGGCAGCACCAGCGACGCCTTCCACAGCCGCATGCTCCACCTCGCCACCACCATCAACACCGCCGCCTCCTACGCCAACGACGCGGCCATCACCCTCAAGGCGGTCTCCGAGGCCATCGCCGAGGCCAAACGCAACATGCCCGAGGAACCCAGCGGCTGGGCCCAGTTCAAGGACGGCGTCGGCGACACCTTCTCCTCCCTCTTCGGCGCCGACGACGAGGACGCCCGCACCGACCTCGCCAACCAGAAGAAGGCCGAAGCCGCCACCGTCCTCCAGACCCTCGCCATGCACTACCGCACGGCCGCCCCGATGCTGAAGCCGCCGCAACCTCCGGGGCCGCCTCCGAAGACGAGCAGGGGCGACTACACCGACCTTCCTGACGACGGTGACGCCGGAACAAGTGGGTACGCGGCTGTGGGCGGCTTCCTCGGCGGTGTGGGGGCAGGCACTCCCGGGGCGGGTTCGGCACCTGTCTCCCGGCCGAGGGAGACGGGAGTGGCGGATCCTCGGACGGGCGGCACGGGACGCTCGACCTCCCGGGCGGCGAGCCCATCGCTCTCGAAGCCACCTCCGGTCCCCTCCGACCCTGGTGTCAAGGGTGGGGTTGCCATGCCGCCACCCAGGTCCGCGCCGGTGAGCTTCGGTTCCGGAACGGTAGTGGACGGCACCGAGCCCGGTTTCTCTCAGGCGCCCGGCAGGAAGTCGCCGGATCCCAGCAGCACGTCTCTGCTCGGTACGCCGGGGGCCGGCGGCAATCACGTTCTGCCAAGCACTTCGGCGGCCCAGTCCGCCGCGTCGCAGGGGACCGGGGGCGCATCTCCTCATCCGAACGGGACAGCGCTGTCATTCCCTCCTGCTGGCAAGCAGGGGCCCGGCTCGGGGGCCGGGCGTGACACCTCGGGACCTGAGGCCGCGCGTGCAGGGAGGGAGGGGGCATCGGGTCGGAACACCGCCGGCCGTAGCGGTGCGGCCTTCGGCGTGGAGGGTATGCCCGGTGTCAGTGGCGGCGGGACAGTCGGCGCCGGTCCTACCCGGGGGAAAGGAAGTGCCGGAGGTGCAGCAGGGCACGCCGGAGGCACGGTCGTCGGTGTCGGTGACCGGCCCGGAAAGGGTGGCGGAGGCAAGCAGGCCTTCACCGAAGGCGGCTCGGGGGTGGGAGCGCGCGGGCGGATCCAGCCGGAGACCGGTGGCAGGAGCCCGTTGCCGCAGGCGCCTTGGATGCCCCTCGGCAGCACCGACAACGGTAGGAAGGACGAAGCGAAGAAGCGGCGACGTCCCGACTACCTGGTCGAGGACGAGGAGACCTGGGTGTCCGACGAGCCCGTGAATCCGAACGTGGTGGAATGACGGCCGGCCTTCGGGCCCGGGCCGATCGATCGGTTGCCCTGCGGGTCGTTCGGACCTGGGGCAGCCTCTGCGCTGAGTGGGGTGGCAGGGCTTGAGTGGCTGGCGTCCGAGTCGCGGGACAACCGTGTTGGCGGGGGTGTTGCTGGCAGCGGTCGGCGCTGGGGCGTCCCGCGCCGACAGTGTGAGGGATTCTCAGTGGCCGCTTGCCATGTTCCGGGCCGAGTCCGCAGTCTGGCCGGTCTCGCAAGGGGACGGTGTCACCGTCGCGGTCATCGACAGTGGTGTGCTGAAGGACCATCGAGACCTCACGGGGCAGGTGCTGGCGGGTAAGGACCTCACCGGAGCGAACACCGACGGCACTGTTGACACCGACGGCCACGGAACCGGTATGGCCAGCCTCATCGCCGGCCACGGTCACGGCGATGAGGCCGGTATCAAGGGTCTGGCCCCCAAGGCCAAGATCCTTCCGATCCGCATCGAGCTGGACGGGGAGTCGCTCTCGACGAGGTCGGGGCTTGCGATGGCGATCCACTATGCCGTCGACCACGGCGCGAGCGTCATCAACATGTCCCTCGGCGGGCCCTCCGGGGCTGATCCCGACGAGCGAGCAGCGGTCAAGTACGCAGTTGACAAGGATGTTGTCCTCGTTGCCAGTACTGGCAACGGCACAAACGCTGTGGAGTATCCAGCGGCATTCCCCGGGGTTGTCGCGGTCGGGGCCGTCGACAGGAACGGGCAGCTCTGGAGCAAGTCGACCGTCGGCCCCGAGACCACCCTGGTGGCGCCGGGCACGGAAATCCCCCGGGCCGGTTCCAAGTCGACAAGCGCGCAAGGCATTGGTAACGGGACCTCCGACGCCACCGCCTACGTCTCCGCCACCGCCGCGTTGATCCGGGCGAAGTATCCGTCGCTCTCCGCCGGGCAGGTCATCAACCGGATGATCAAGTCCGCCTCCGCGCCCGGGGACGGCTCGGCGGTGCCCAGCAACCGCTACGGGTACGGGGTGCTGGCGCCGGGGAAGGCGTTGGAGGCGGATCCGGCGGTGGACGGGGGGCCGCGGGAGAATCCGTTGGTGGGGCGGGTGGAGTCGCAGGGGAGTGTGCCGCCGCCGTCGGAGGAGGCGTGGGAGTCGCCGGAGGCGGTGGCGCCGGTGGTGGACGGGGGGAACCGCGGGGTGCGGTGGGTGCTGGTGGGGGCGGCGGGGGTCGCCGGTGCGGTGGTGGTGGGGGTTGTGGCGGCGGTGCTGGTGGTGCGGGGGCGGCGACGGCGGGACCGGGCGGCCGCGGCGGCGTACCAGGGGTATCCGCCGCCGCGGCAGGGGTGAGGGGCTACTCGGCGACGGCGATCTGCTCGCGGTGGCGGGCCGCCGGGCCGGTGAGCTGGTCGGTGACGGCGGCGGCGAGGTCGGCCTGGGCGATCCGGCCGCCGAGGACCTGGGGGCCGCCCAGGCGGTAGTGGCCGGTGCCGGGGGCGGTGCGGTCGAGGTCGAGGGGCGGGGTGACGACGACCCAGTCGAGGGTGGCGGGGGAGTCGCGGAGCAGGTCGAGGGCGGCGGCGTGGCCGAGGGAGAAGGCGCGGTGGGCCTCGGGGAAGGCGGGGTCGTCGTGGACGGCGACACCGGGGGCGGTCTCGAGGGTGGTGGCGATGCCGACGTGGACGAGGCGGTGGACGCCCGCCGCGGCGAGGCCGGTGATCAGGGCGCGGGTGGCGGCGGGGTAGAAGTCGCCGGCGGGGACGTCGGGCGTGTGGACGGTGCTGACGGCGGCGGCGTGGTCCCGGGCGGTGGTGGCGACGGCGGCGGGGTCGGTGACGTCGCAGGGGGTCAGGGTGATTCCGGGGCCGGCCAGGTCCGGGTGCCGTTCGGGGGCGCGGACGGCGGCGGTGACGGTCAGTCCGCGGCGTCGGGCCTCCGCGACGACGGCGCGGCCGACCTGGCCGCCGGCGCCGAAGACGACGAGGTCGGTGGTGGTGGCGGGGGTGCGGTCCATGGCGGTCTCCGTCGGTGGGTCGGGGCGGGGCCAGGGGGGCCGTCCGCCGTCGCGGTGACGGTAGACCGGGGGGTGCCGGTTACTTCAACGGTACCGGCGGGGAGCGCTGTTCGGTTACGGTCGAGGGATGACTCGGACCGTGCCCGCGCCGCTGCCGCCGGACTTCTTCGACCCGGACTGCCCCGTACCGACGGTTCCGGTGCTCGGGGGGAAGAAGTGGGCGTGGCGGATCCTGCGTTGTCTGGAGGGCGGTCCGCGCCGGTTCTCGGAGCTGCGGGTGTCGCTGGTGGGGATCACGGCGAAGGTGCTGACCGAGTCGCTGCGGTCGATGGAGCAGGACGGTGTGCTGGAGCGGACGGAGTTCGCCGAGAACCCGCCGCGGGTCGAGTACGCGCTGACGCCGCTCGGGCGGACGCTGCTGGGGCCGATGGACGCGATGTGCGACTGGAGCCGGGCGAATCTGGCGGAACTGCTCGCCGCCCGGGAGGCCTCCGGGCTCGCGGAGCGGTAGGGCTGGCAGGATTTCGGTGACCGCTGGCGCTGACGCCGCTGGTGGGGGCGGTGGGGCGCGACCATCCTGGGCGCATGACCAATTCCGAGCACACCGCGTCCGAGCCCGAGCTCTCGCCCGCGCCCGGGCCCGATCCCCTCGCCCCCGCCGACGCGATCGTCCCCGCCGACGCGATCGTCCCCGACACCAAGGACTGGACCTGGGTGCTGGAGGAACCCTGTGCCGACTGCGGCCTGGACGCGGGCGCCGTGGTGCGGGAGGACGTGGCCGGGATGGTCCGGGCGAACGCGGCCGGCTGGACGGCGGTGCTGGGCGGCGACCCGGAGGCGCTGCGCCGGCGTCCGCGTCCGGAGATCTGGTCGGACCTCGAATACGCGTGCCACGTCCGCGACGTCTTCCGGCTGTTCCTGGTCCGGCTGGACCTGATGCTGGACCAGGACGACCCGCTGTTCGCGAACTGGGACCAGGACGCGACGGCGGTCGCCGAGCGCTACGGCGAGCAGCGGCCGGACGTGGTGGCGGCGGAGCTGGCGGCGGCCGCGGAGGCGCTGGCGGCGGCGTTCGAGGGGGTGACGGGCGCGCGGTGGGCGCGGACCGGCAACCGCTCCGACGGGGCGCGGTTCACGGTGGAGTCGTTCGCCCGCTATCTGATCCACGACCCGGTCCACCACCTGTACGACGTGACGGGCGAGCGGGTCTGAGCGCGGGCGCCCGTGGCGGGCCCGTGAGCGGGCCAGGGCGGGCCGGTGCGGGCCGGGTCGGGCCCGGCGGCGGCTCACCAGCCGGAGGCCTCGCGCAGCATGGTGCGGCGGAGCCGGCCGGCCACGCTGGCGGTGTCGGTGCCGACGACGTCGGCGATCTCGGGCGCGGCGAGACCGACCACGTAGTGCAGGATCGCAAGGTCGTCGTCGGCGGCGCGGCCGGGGCGGTCCTGGGCGGCCGGGCGGCCGGAGGGCAGGCCGTTCTGCCGGGTGTGCTCGTCGACGGTGGTGCGCAGGATCTGCCAGGCGTGCGCGGTGGGATTCGAGCTCCCCAGCAACTCGCGCCACTCGACGGCGATTTCGGCGAAGGCCTGTTGGACGGCCGCGGTCGCCCGGTCCGGGTCGGGCAGCCAGACCCGGGCGTAGCTGAGGTACCGCGGCCGGTGCAGCTCGCAGAATGCCGCGAACTCCAGCGGTACGGCCGGTGGTTCGCCGGGCCCCGGGGGTGGCTCGGCGGTGCTGTCGTGACGTTGGGTCATCTCGGCTTCTCGGCAAGTGAGATGGGCATCTGACGGTCGATCATCTGTGCTCACTCTACGGTAGGCGCTCGGTGCGCTGGGTTACCAATCGGATGGAATGCCCGGAAGGAGTCGCCGTGCGGCCGGTTCCGGCGGTGGCCGGGTGGAGGCCGGCGTGCGGTACGGCGGTGGCGGAGGGGCGTGGAGTGCTGCGCAGTGGTGTCAGAGGCTGGGGTGCGGTGCTTCGTGGCCGGTCAGCGGGGTGGCACGGCCGTGGTGGCGGATCGGTCGGTGCGCCACCGCGGGGGGTGTGATGTGCCACCGTAAGCGGTTCGGCGGTTCCCGTCCACGCCTGCGGCGCGAAGCCGCGCCCGCACCACCGGGCGCACCACCGCTCGCGCGCTGGGTGGGCCGGGCCGGGCTGCGGCGATGACGCGGGCAGCGGCCTGGCGGCGCGGTTCCGGAGCGGGTGGGGTGGGGGCCGGCCCCGTCGCACGCGTCCCGCGTGCCCGGCCCTTCGTCGGCGGATCGCCGTGTACGAGCAGAGAGTTGACGAACTGTCAGGTGGTGTTGCGGGTCTTCGTCGGAGCGGTCAGGTCGTCCGGTGCGGTGCCCCGGGCGAGTTGGGCGGGGAAGGCCTCCGCGGCCCGGCGGCGGGCGCGCCGCGCGGCCGCCGCAGCCGCGGCCCCTGCGGTGCGGGCCACTTCCTCGGCCGCGGCGAGCCGTTGCCGTTCGTGCTCCCGGCCCCGGAGGTCCTCGGGGCGGACGTCGGCCGTGCCGTGGTCCGCGGTCCCGCGTCCCGTCGCGGCGCCGCCCCGCGGGCCGGTGCCCGGTGCGCCGGTGCCCGGTGCGTCCGCCGCGTCGTCCTCCGGTGCGTCGGTCTCCGGTGCGGGATGCTC comes from Streptomyces sp. TLI_053 and encodes:
- a CDS encoding helix-turn-helix domain-containing protein yields the protein MTRTVPAPLPPDFFDPDCPVPTVPVLGGKKWAWRILRCLEGGPRRFSELRVSLVGITAKVLTESLRSMEQDGVLERTEFAENPPRVEYALTPLGRTLLGPMDAMCDWSRANLAELLAAREASGLAER
- a CDS encoding NAD(P)H-binding protein encodes the protein MDRTPATTTDLVVFGAGGQVGRAVVAEARRRGLTVTAAVRAPERHPDLAGPGITLTPCDVTDPAAVATTARDHAAAVSTVHTPDVPAGDFYPAATRALITGLAAAGVHRLVHVGIATTLETAPGVAVHDDPAFPEAHRAFSLGHAAALDLLRDSPATLDWVVVTPPLDLDRTAPGTGHYRLGGPQVLGGRIAQADLAAAVTDQLTGPAARHREQIAVAE
- a CDS encoding DinB family protein, giving the protein MTNSEHTASEPELSPAPGPDPLAPADAIVPADAIVPDTKDWTWVLEEPCADCGLDAGAVVREDVAGMVRANAAGWTAVLGGDPEALRRRPRPEIWSDLEYACHVRDVFRLFLVRLDLMLDQDDPLFANWDQDATAVAERYGEQRPDVVAAELAAAAEALAAAFEGVTGARWARTGNRSDGARFTVESFARYLIHDPVHHLYDVTGERV
- a CDS encoding SsgA family sporulation/cell division regulator → MERPTSVVEHELELNLVLSPEHSVPVPARLSYGSHDPYAVHITFHLDTGSPVTWVFARELLVEGTFRPCGQGDVRIWPTRSGRRSVLCLALSSPAGDALLEAPLPVVAAWLERAHRLVPPGSELAALDMDGSLAELLA
- a CDS encoding WXG100 family type VII secretion target, with product MKYTDFRQFSHAELRAMVQALDPGEVMAAADPWRRAADTLKAIRTTLTRASTETATTWEGSTSDAFHSRMLHLATTINTAASYANDAAITLKAVSEAIAEAKRNMPEEPSGWAQFKDGVGDTFSSLFGADDEDARTDLANQKKAEAATVLQTLAMHYRTAAPMLKPPQPPGPPPKTSRGDYTDLPDDGDAGTSGYAAVGGFLGGVGAGTPGAGSAPVSRPRETGVADPRTGGTGRSTSRAASPSLSKPPPVPSDPGVKGGVAMPPPRSAPVSFGSGTVVDGTEPGFSQAPGRKSPDPSSTSLLGTPGAGGNHVLPSTSAAQSAASQGTGGASPHPNGTALSFPPAGKQGPGSGAGRDTSGPEAARAGREGASGRNTAGRSGAAFGVEGMPGVSGGGTVGAGPTRGKGSAGGAAGHAGGTVVGVGDRPGKGGGGKQAFTEGGSGVGARGRIQPETGGRSPLPQAPWMPLGSTDNGRKDEAKKRRRPDYLVEDEETWVSDEPVNPNVVE
- a CDS encoding RDD family protein — its product is MTDRPHAGGSTETAAGPAPGYYPDPSVPGFVRYWGGSAWVPGTSRAAPAEGEVLQPPRYATRRPAAAGAGAGARYVPPPVVAEPAVVELAVVEPVQMPVPESVPEPEPASGGDTGPVYLDRTAGGASFTFTAPDNGPVFRRGGEPVVTGATAGPAPDPAPGVPAQSAPEPAGWQADPRAQRGLMETGSAPRWVSWGVLPGAEEPSGAVPAGAPAVVEVSAPLSGSPSAAPSGPLSGPLSEVSSGSPAGVSSVVSSGVSSAPALPVGPGPDEPRSVPGPRLSVPTSSVVAGSPARPEPEPDAAVDEAEAVEPSPAAAAPARRQAPAAPAAVAAAVAAATVPARVPSPAPRRRAGTASALRPAGLGRRLLARLVDSAVLAVVAVAAGVPLGRSVDAHLQRKLDQARMASSLTRRQTHVWLVDGTVLGKVAVLLGILLFVGLLYEALPTARTGQTLGKRLARIRVVATARAGSTSGPDRPGLGRALVRWLVGQVSALLVIGLLWPLFDRPDRRGWHDRAARTRVVRL
- a CDS encoding endonuclease V, producing MPIPADWPTTEAEALAEQERLRPLVEPTGAIGAAAAAFAPDSSAPGSSARSGDERLIAGVDVAYDDERDLVVAAAVVLDRAGLAVVDEATATGRIAFPYVPGLLAFREIPAVLDALDALTHRPGTVVCDGYGLAHPRRLGLASHLGVLTGLRTLGVAKTPFTFDHRPPGPDRGDRTPLTDPATGEEVGSAVRTRAGVKPVFVSVGHRIGLTEAVETTLALTPRYRLPETTRHADSLCRRALAALTATGTTGPAPEVN
- the mycP gene encoding type VII secretion-associated serine protease mycosin, producing the protein MFRAESAVWPVSQGDGVTVAVIDSGVLKDHRDLTGQVLAGKDLTGANTDGTVDTDGHGTGMASLIAGHGHGDEAGIKGLAPKAKILPIRIELDGESLSTRSGLAMAIHYAVDHGASVINMSLGGPSGADPDERAAVKYAVDKDVVLVASTGNGTNAVEYPAAFPGVVAVGAVDRNGQLWSKSTVGPETTLVAPGTEIPRAGSKSTSAQGIGNGTSDATAYVSATAALIRAKYPSLSAGQVINRMIKSASAPGDGSAVPSNRYGYGVLAPGKALEADPAVDGGPRENPLVGRVESQGSVPPPSEEAWESPEAVAPVVDGGNRGVRWVLVGAAGVAGAVVVGVVAAVLVVRGRRRRDRAAAAAYQGYPPPRQG
- a CDS encoding RDD family protein produces the protein MSTYDPSGPEPEGGGKPSFGKQPPQQGGGTPEGTPSDPYGTPPPPGGPGAGGPGAYGGTYGGAPGGQGPYGQSPYDRPPPGQGPAGYGTPGGGPVPGMPPLGTWPNRIVARLIDYLLVQAVAVLLVLPFASLADRSGSAGSFWLACGLWLVYDGVMLGRDGQTLGKKAMKVRVAMLVDGNTPTQSAAWTRAAVFVLPAVICCAVLWWLIDGLFGVFDKPYRQCIHDKAAKTVVVSTA
- a CDS encoding sigma-70 family RNA polymerase sigma factor produces the protein MTQRHDSTAEPPPGPGEPPAVPLEFAAFCELHRPRYLSYARVWLPDPDRATAAVQQAFAEIAVEWRELLGSSNPTAHAWQILRTTVDEHTRQNGLPSGRPAAQDRPGRAADDDLAILHYVVGLAAPEIADVVGTDTASVAGRLRRTMLREASGW